The bacterium genome contains the following window.
GCTGAACACCTGCGGCTTCATCGAGGCGGCCCGGCTCGACAGCTACGCGGCCATCGCCGAGATGTGCGCCGCCAAGGGCGCGCGCACCCTGGTGGTGACGGGCTGCCTGACCCAGGAGCACGGCGAGCGCATCGCGCGCGAACACCCGGCGATCGACCTGGTCAACGGCGTCGGCAACTTCGACCGCCTGCTCGACGCCCTCGAGCTCGGGCAGGACCGGGTCCCCGTCGCGAGGCCCGAGGACGTGCGTTACGACGGGATGGCCGACCGGCCCCTGCTGACGCCGCCGCACCTGGCCTTCATGAAGGTGTCCGAGGGGTGCAACTTCCGCTGCTCGTTCTGCCGCATCCCGCTGATCCGCGGCGACCAGCGCTCGCGGCCCGTGGCCGAGCTGGCCGACGAGGCCCGCCGCCTGGCGGCGCGCGGGGTGCGCGAGCTGATGCTGGTGTCCCAGAACACCAGCGACTACGGGCGCGGCGCCGGTGAGGACCTGTGCGATCTTGCGGCGGCGCTGGGGGAGGTCGACGACCTGCGCTGGCTGCGCCTGCACTACCTCTACCCTGGCCTGATCGGCCTGGACCGCTTCCGTCGCCTGCTCGACCTGCCCAAGGTCCTGCCCTACGTGGACATGCCCATCCAGCACGCTTCGCCGGCGGTGCTGCGCCGCATGAACCGGCCCTTCGACACCGAGAAGCTGGCGCGCTTCTTCGAGGAGCTGCGCCGCGAGCGCCCCGACCTGGTGCTGCGCACCACGCTGCTGCTGGGCTTCCCCGGCGAGCAGGAGGAGGACGTCGAACTCGCGGCCGATTTCCTCGAGCGCATCCGGTTTGACCACGTGGGCACCTACCGCTATTCTCCCGAGGCGGGGACCGCCGGCGCGGACTTCGACGACGCGCCCGACCCCGAGGAGGTCGCCGATCGCGAGGCCCGCCTCACGGACCTCCAGGTGGACATCGCCCGCGAGCGGCAGCTGTCCAGGCTGGGGGGCGAGTTCGACCTCGTCGTGGACGGCGTCGGCGACGGCGCCGAGTGGGGCGACCTGCTGGCCGATCTCGCCGACGGGGATCGGGCAGAAGGGGATCGGGAACCCGGGGCCGCCGATCCGCGTTCGCTGGCCGCGGGGCCGGTCGCCGTCGCCCGCAGCCGCCACTTCGCGTACGACACGGACGGGGTCGTGCTGCTCGACGGGCGCGGCCTCGCGGCCGGGGACTGGCTCACGGCCCGCTTCGCCGCCGTCACGCCCTTCGACGTCCTGGGCGTGCGCGCCGCGCCGCGGGGAAAGGAAGCCTGATGAGACTGATCGCCGCCGTCGCGACGGCCCTGGCCCTGAGCCTGACCCTGAACCTGGCGCCGGCCGGCGCCGCCGCGGCCCCGGGCGTCTCGCCCTTCGCCGCCGCCGGGCCCGACACCGTGCAGACGAACCTGTGGCTGGCCCGCGCCCTGTTCGCGGACATCGTGCGGGAGGCCGCCGCGGTCCTGCCGCCCGACAGCGCCAGCGTCGCGCTGCGCCCCCGTTCCACGCACA
Protein-coding sequences here:
- the rimO gene encoding 30S ribosomal protein S12 methylthiotransferase RimO, yielding MSRRAVHCRTLGCDKNLVDSEALLGRFAARGIPVAADPADADIWVLNTCGFIEAARLDSYAAIAEMCAAKGARTLVVTGCLTQEHGERIAREHPAIDLVNGVGNFDRLLDALELGQDRVPVARPEDVRYDGMADRPLLTPPHLAFMKVSEGCNFRCSFCRIPLIRGDQRSRPVAELADEARRLAARGVRELMLVSQNTSDYGRGAGEDLCDLAAALGEVDDLRWLRLHYLYPGLIGLDRFRRLLDLPKVLPYVDMPIQHASPAVLRRMNRPFDTEKLARFFEELRRERPDLVLRTTLLLGFPGEQEEDVELAADFLERIRFDHVGTYRYSPEAGTAGADFDDAPDPEEVADREARLTDLQVDIARERQLSRLGGEFDLVVDGVGDGAEWGDLLADLADGDRAEGDREPGAADPRSLAAGPVAVARSRHFAYDTDGVVLLDGRGLAAGDWLTARFAAVTPFDVLGVRAAPRGKEA